One Indicator indicator isolate 239-I01 chromosome 9, UM_Iind_1.1, whole genome shotgun sequence genomic window carries:
- the ANKEF1 gene encoding ankyrin repeat and EF-hand domain-containing protein 1, with product MLPVDNRLLNLQIYKLLQCVHQKDKKQIEKLVQNGFPNLINATEPMEGYSALHLACIKNNTDMCRFLLEQGAHPDVQDKMGCTPAMKAAELGHELVLDILAGAKADMTTVDNEGKGVLFYCLLPTRRHYHCTQIALDKGADVNNCAADGKPVFLKACEEAHDIKEICLNFLERGANPNARNPATGRTALMEAAREGVLELVRGLLERGVDVNLFDFERHSAAHFAAKGGFFEILRIISAYNGDLGLIAMNGNTPLHYAAEGGFANCCKFIGQRGCDPTWKNLLTKTPRAIAREGGFKAAAAELRKIENAFKKQSEPEAKEDNPRWAIRLYDWSLEHQAALRKAFEAVDQGDGTVTKEDFIAVIQKNCAFVDIEQIETIAAMHESSDPEGIEVDKFFKGSVYLHKNCLITAFGPKGKKKKGKKQRGKKGTAMPICVVPESTCPRREDGFPVYMIEAVQDTANSYHFNRDHPSAHPVHDDRAWYIEEPRKMYMNINYLVREGDILSLQKAFEEGVPVDIKDKYYKTPLIAACASGNKEVVQYLLEKGSDVNATDNFMWTPLHHACYNGYLDIAELLVEAGAAVDAPAAGNATPLMRAIEICRLDIVYFLISAGADIQTVNSNGKNALDIAQAFADSRIIELLQTKLENLPQVPEKKDEEKVKEPSKLPLTGVEKFVFEKPTHSLKDSVLYLHSLITSGATKEDDITFKPRKVWGPEATTEEIVRKQELLRERLTLGGHSEISMKPFDRKVTE from the exons ATGTTACCGGTAGATAACAGACTTCTAAATTTACAGATCTACAAACTTCTTCAATGCGTTCACcagaaagacaagaaacaaataGAAAAGCTGGTCCAGAATGGATTCCCCAATCTCATTAATGCCACAGAGCCCATGGAAGGATATAGTGCCCTTCATCTGGCTTGCATTAAAAACAACACTGATATGTGCAGATTCTTGCTAGAACAGGGAGCTCATCCAGATGTCCAGGACAAAATGGGATGTACTCCAGCAAtgaaggcagctgagctgggccaTGAGTTGGTTTTGGATATATTAGCAGGAGCTAAAGCAGACATGACGACTGTGGATAATGAAGGCAAAG gtgttttgttttactgCCTTTTACCTACAAGGCGGCACTACCACTGCACACAGATTGCTTTGGATAAGGGTGCAGATGTTAACAACTgtgctgctgatgggaagcCTGTGTTTCTAAAAGCCTGTGAGGAAGCTCATGATATTAAAGAAATATGCCTGAATTTCTTGGAAAGAGGAGCAAATCCCAATGCAAGAAACCCG GCTACAGGCCGCACAGCCTTAATGGAAGCTGCAAGAGAAGGTGTTCTCGAGCTGGTGCGTGGGCTGCTTGAACGAGGAGTTGATGTTAACCTGTTTGACTTTGAAAGACACAGTGCTGCACATTTTGCAGCCAAAGGAGGCTTTTTTGAG ATTCTGCGGATAATTTCAGCTTATAACGGAGACTTGGGGCTGATTGCTATGAATGGTAACACACCACTTCACTATGCTGCGGAGGGAGGATTTGCAAATTGCTGCAAATTTATAGGACAGAGAG GCTGTGATCCTACATGGAAAAACTTATtaacaaaaaccccaagagcTATTGCCAGGGAAGGTGgttttaaagcagcagcagcagaattacGTAAAATtgaaaatgcctttaaaaagcAGTCTGAGCCTGAGGCTAAGGAGGACAACCCACGCTGGGCAATAAGGCTCTACGACTGGTCCTTAGAGCACCAGGCTGCCCTCCGCAAGGCATTTGAGGCTGTCGACCAGGGAGATGGCACAGTAACTAAAGAGGATTTTATAGCAGTTATCCAGAAAAATTGTGCCTTTGTGGACATTGAACAAATAGAAACTATTGCTGCAATGCATGAAAGTTCTGACCCTGAGGGAATTGAAGTGGACAAATTCTTCAAAGGGTCTGTCTACTTGCATAAAAACTGTCTTATAACGGCCTTTGGAcccaaagggaagaagaagaaagggaagaaacaaaGAGGCAAAAAAGGCACTGCCATGCCAATTTGTGTTGTTCCAGAGAGCACGTGTCCACGTAGGGAAGATGGCTTCCCAGTGTACATGATTGAGGCTGTTCAGGACACTGCTAATAGCTACCATTTTAACCGAGACCACCCATCTGCCCATCCTGTGCATGATGACCGTGCCTGGTATATAGAAGAGCCGAGGAAAATGTACATGAATATTAACTACCTagtcagagaaggagacatctTATCTTTACAGAAAGCATTTGAGGAGGGTGTGCCAGTAGACATAAAAGATAAATATTACAAAACACCTTTGATAGCTGCATGTGCAAGTGGGAACAAAGAGGTTGTGCAGTATCTTCTGGAAAAGGG GTCTGATGTGAATGCAACAGACAATTTCATGTGGACTCCCCTCCACCATGCTTGCTACAACGGATACCTAGATATTGCTGAACTGTTAGTGGAGGCTGGAGCGGCCGTGGATGCCCCTGCAGCAGGCAATGCAACCCCACTAATGAGAGCCATTGAGATCTGCAGATTGGATATAGTCTATTTTCTAATCAGTGCGGGTGCTGACATCCAAACAGTAAACAGCAATG GAAAGAATGCTCTTGATATTGCTCAAGCCTTTGCAGATTCTAGAATAATTGAACTGCTCCAAACCAAACTGGAAAATTTGCCGCAagtaccagaaaaaaaagatgaagagaaagtaaaagag CCTTCAAAGCTACCTCTGACAGGTGTGGAGAAGTTCGTTTTTGAAAAGCCCACGCATTCTCTTAAGGACAGTGTTCTTTATCTCCACTCTTTGATAACCAGTGGTGCTACCAAGGAAGATGACATCACATTCAAACCCAGAAAA GTTTGGGGCCCTGAAGCCACAACAGAGGAGATAGTAAGAAAGCAGGAGCTGCTACGTGAACGCCTTACTCTTGGTGGCCACTCAGAAATCTCCATGAAGCCTTTTGATAGAAAAGTTACAGAATAA